CATACCTGCCGCTATCGTCTTTTGTGGTGGTCCGAAGGAAATTATCCTCACAGATCACGTCGGATTCTTTTGCCACCTTTACTGGCAGATCCTCCACCTCCCAGACTTTGGTGAGGAGTTTATCGAGAGACGCTTCGTACGTGTGTGCAACATGCGTAGAAAACGATGAAATTCTACCTTGCCTCGGAGCGGGTACTGGTCCTGTTAGAATCCAGCCGAAAATGGTCTCTTGACCGAGAAGAGAGCCACAGATGTTCGCTCGGGTGCCGCTTAGTAGAATGGAAGGAAGTATATCGGCCCCGATTAAAAGATCTATTTGTGCGCTCTCATAAAACTTTGGATCCGCTAGTGGAAGTTCGGGAATATCTCGCAGGAAATGTTGCGGAAGCGGACATGAGGGAAGATTTCCGGCTATTTGCGGAAGCACGTAGGCAGTGGTGTTTAACTGCAAACTAGGCCGCGTCGGAGAACGAATCGTAAATTGGCAGAGCTTTTTAGTCTCAGCGGAGACCGTTTGATTAAGCCCTGAGACCTGTACTTGGATAACCTTGAACGGCAGCTTAATCAGGTTGAAAAGGCGCTCAGTAATGAAGGTCGCCTCAGATCCGGAGTCTATTAAGGCTCGCGCTTCATAGTTGGAACCCTGATGGCATATATTAATCATGGCGGTGCCTAGGAAACCTGACCTAGAGCCTGccgcaaaataattttgaagtgTTGGCTGCGTGCCACTGGCAGCCGAGAGACCGGGAGTATTCGGTCTGGATCTGGGCGTTGGCTTGGATTTGCGCGCGCTGGGGATGGGGTGCCTCGGTGTAGGAGGGTGTGAGGGCGGCCGCGGCACGTTGAGCAATTATGTGCGCTTTCGCAGTCGCGCAGCTGATGTGTCCGCGCAAAGCAGTTCAAACACAGCTGTTTCCGTTTGATATAGGCGATGCGTTGGTCGACCGTCATCCGGAGAAACTGGGCGCATGTGCGTATTGGATGGTTTCCTCTATTACAGAGATCGCACCCTCTAGGTTGTCGAGGTGTTACCCTTGTCTCATAAGAATTTATTCTCCGAGACGCCGagttggatgtggatgccctGGGCTGAGCCTGACTAGAACCTGATGGTCGAACATCATCTATGGCTTCTAGGGTTCTGTGACGTTCCGTTGGGAAAACGTTCAGCTCATGTCACGTAGGGATCTCGGCTTTGTTGTGAAAGGACTGCTCCCATAGGGAAAGCGTAAGCTTTGGGAGTTTGGATGAGCACATATACACCAAGAGGCAATCCCAAGTTTCGACCTGAATATCGGACATTCCTAACGCCGTAAGGCACCCCTAGATGGTACTTTGAAGTTCTTTC
This portion of the Drosophila takahashii strain IR98-3 E-12201 chromosome 3R, DtakHiC1v2, whole genome shotgun sequence genome encodes:
- the LOC138913296 gene encoding uncharacterized protein, which produces MINICHQGSNYEARALIDSGSEATFITERLFNLIKLPFKVIQVQVSGLNQTVSAETKKLCQFTIRSPTRPSLQLNTTAYVLPQIAGNLPSCPLPQHFLRDIPELPLADPKFYESAQIDLLIGADILPSILLSGTRANICGSLLGQETIFGWILTGPVPAPRQGRISSFSTHVAHTYEASLDKLLTKVWEVEDLPVKVAKESDVICEDNFLRTTTKDDSGRYVVSLPFRDPENMKCSLGHSRSLALAQLLRNEQRLKRDSTVKSKCDSVIQEYLDLNHMREVPPTHDSACYYLPHHAVLKPESTTKLRVVFNASSPSDNGVSLNDILHAGPVLQSDLTIQILKWRYFRFVYSADIEKMYRQIWVDPKQTAFQRILFRNREGYIRDFELKTVTFGVNCA